A genome region from Candidatus Afararchaeum irisae includes the following:
- a CDS encoding UPF0182 family protein, which translates to MSSNLRRLVVAALVLVVAYVAFSVPSLYGEYLWFVSLGYESVFTRVIAYKIGLFGVASIVTFVSVYTGYRIGVGNIRDAKEGYDPSVVPVAGALAVSVFVGLIYSGSWETVLRFLNSTEFGVSDPLYSKDVSFYVFDLPFYGLVVGYLVFVSVVSLGFSLVHYAFHFGFEEGETVRVQTQDVGAEFDVNEYTKALKKNTAGHISVYVGLILVALGLSFYLDRFELVFSTRGVVFGAGATDIAVFKPLLLGLAGFSVLGGVASILSPYVGSDSKAVYVAVGVVLLTAVSGNIVGSIHQSYVVEPDEFNKQNEYIQNEIEFTRQGFALDRVKESQLNLSNQLTRDDIENNPGTVDNIRLWDYRPLLTTYNEIQVFRSYYGFNDVDIDRYDVNGSQKQVMVSAREIQTESLSEGSGSWVNRHMVYTHGYGVAMSPVSKVSSEGLPEFYVKDIPPQSSVGIDVEQPRIYYGESTDNYALVNSGTEEFDYPSGDENVYTSYSGSGGVELSSSLRKLIYSAKFGTPKIFVSDSVNDDTRIQFSRDIQSRVRKPAPFLEYDSDPYVVVADGKLYWVYDAYTTTENYPYSKRLDFKGDEENYVRNSVKVVVDAYSGETNYYVSDEDDPIIQTYEKVFPSLFKEMDQMPKSISDNVRYPTDAFDVQSRAYLDYHMQNPRVFYNKEDSWRIPNEVSRGDRQPMEPYYVMMKLPGEEEPEFMQILPFVPRGKENMIGWLSARSDQPNYGDLRAIQFSKQNLTYGPMQIESRIDQNTEISQRITLWSQAGSSVIRGNLLAIPIDDSMIYVEPLYLESSQDGALPELKRVIVAHEDRLTMQPTLNASLDTVFGTRRADGVVRAPATDGLPPEEIQRLRQIYDEAQTALRDGDFSTYAERIEELGRRLDEAEARAETDPNTTVSPSLNSTVTEPGS; encoded by the coding sequence ATGTCCTCTAATCTTAGGAGACTCGTCGTTGCCGCCTTGGTTCTCGTGGTGGCTTACGTAGCCTTTTCAGTCCCGTCGCTCTACGGCGAGTACCTCTGGTTCGTCTCACTCGGTTACGAGTCGGTCTTCACGCGTGTCATAGCCTACAAGATAGGACTCTTCGGGGTCGCGTCGATCGTGACCTTCGTCTCCGTCTACACGGGATACAGGATCGGTGTAGGTAACATACGTGACGCGAAGGAAGGCTATGACCCGTCTGTGGTACCCGTCGCGGGTGCATTGGCTGTCTCTGTCTTCGTCGGACTCATCTACTCGGGGTCGTGGGAGACCGTTCTGAGGTTCCTCAACTCGACCGAGTTCGGCGTCTCAGACCCACTCTACTCAAAAGACGTCTCTTTCTACGTCTTCGACCTGCCTTTCTACGGCTTAGTCGTCGGCTATCTCGTCTTCGTCTCAGTCGTCTCACTCGGGTTCTCTCTCGTCCATTACGCCTTCCACTTCGGCTTCGAGGAAGGCGAGACAGTCAGAGTACAGACACAGGACGTAGGTGCTGAGTTCGACGTCAACGAGTACACTAAGGCTCTCAAGAAGAACACCGCCGGGCATATCTCTGTCTACGTCGGCTTAATACTCGTAGCACTCGGTCTCAGCTTCTACTTAGACCGTTTCGAACTCGTCTTCTCGACACGGGGTGTGGTCTTCGGAGCGGGTGCGACTGACATCGCCGTCTTCAAGCCCCTACTCTTAGGACTCGCGGGATTCTCGGTTCTCGGAGGTGTGGCGTCGATTCTCAGTCCCTACGTTGGCTCCGACTCGAAGGCTGTCTACGTCGCAGTCGGAGTCGTCCTTCTCACAGCAGTCAGTGGAAACATAGTCGGCTCGATCCACCAGTCGTACGTCGTAGAGCCCGACGAGTTCAACAAACAGAACGAGTACATACAGAACGAGATAGAGTTCACGAGACAGGGCTTCGCTCTCGACCGTGTCAAGGAGTCACAGCTCAATCTCTCGAACCAACTCACGCGTGACGACATAGAGAACAACCCCGGGACAGTGGACAATATACGTCTCTGGGACTACCGTCCGTTACTCACGACCTACAACGAGATACAGGTCTTCAGGTCTTACTACGGCTTCAACGACGTCGACATAGACCGTTACGACGTAAACGGCAGCCAGAAACAGGTCATGGTCTCTGCACGTGAGATACAGACCGAATCACTCTCCGAGGGGTCGGGGTCGTGGGTCAACCGACATATGGTCTACACACACGGCTATGGCGTCGCTATGAGTCCCGTAAGCAAGGTGTCGTCGGAGGGTCTCCCCGAGTTCTACGTCAAGGACATACCTCCCCAATCGTCTGTCGGAATAGATGTCGAACAGCCACGTATCTACTACGGTGAGAGTACTGACAACTACGCCCTCGTCAACTCAGGGACTGAAGAGTTCGACTATCCGAGCGGTGACGAGAATGTCTACACGTCGTACTCGGGAAGCGGCGGAGTCGAGCTTTCGTCGTCTCTAAGAAAGCTGATCTACTCAGCGAAGTTCGGAACTCCGAAGATATTCGTCTCCGACTCGGTCAACGACGATACACGTATACAGTTCAGCCGTGACATACAGAGTCGCGTGAGAAAGCCCGCACCCTTCTTAGAGTACGACTCCGACCCGTACGTTGTTGTGGCTGACGGCAAGCTCTACTGGGTCTACGACGCTTACACGACGACCGAGAACTACCCGTACTCGAAACGTCTCGACTTCAAGGGCGACGAGGAGAACTACGTCAGGAACTCGGTCAAGGTCGTCGTCGACGCCTACTCGGGTGAGACGAACTACTATGTCTCCGACGAGGATGATCCGATAATACAGACATACGAGAAGGTCTTCCCGTCTCTCTTCAAGGAGATGGATCAGATGCCAAAGTCGATAAGCGACAATGTACGTTATCCCACCGACGCATTCGACGTCCAGTCGAGAGCATACCTCGACTACCATATGCAGAATCCGCGCGTCTTCTACAACAAGGAGGACTCATGGAGGATACCCAACGAGGTCTCGCGCGGCGACAGACAGCCTATGGAGCCGTACTACGTCATGATGAAGCTTCCGGGGGAAGAAGAGCCCGAGTTCATGCAGATTCTCCCGTTCGTCCCGCGCGGAAAGGAGAACATGATAGGCTGGCTGAGCGCGAGATCCGACCAGCCCAACTACGGCGACCTCAGAGCCATACAGTTCTCGAAACAGAACCTCACCTACGGACCGATGCAGATAGAGTCGAGGATCGACCAGAACACCGAGATATCACAGAGGATAACCCTGTGGTCACAGGCGGGATCGTCGGTCATAAGGGGAAACCTCCTCGCGATACCGATAGATGACAGCATGATCTACGTCGAGCCGTTATACCTAGAGTCGAGCCAGGACGGAGCCCTTCCCGAGCTCAAGAGAGTGATCGTCGCACACGAGGATCGTCTCACGATGCAGCCCACTCTCAACGCCTCGCTTGACACAGTCTTCGGGACACGACGCGCTGATGGAGTGGTACGTGCTCCCGCGACTGACGGTCTCCCACCCGAGGAGATACAGCGTCTGAGACAGATCTACGACGAGGCACAGACTGCACTCAGGGACGGCGACTTCTCGACCTACGCTGAGAGAATAGAGGAGCTTGGAAGACGTCTCGATGAGGCTGAGGCTCGGGCGGAAACTGATCCAAACACGACCGTCTCACCGAGTCTCAACTCAACCGTGACCGAACCGGGTAGCTAA
- a CDS encoding cold shock domain-containing protein: MTTGTVKFYHNEKGYGFIETEAEDDDVFFHITDVDDSVTPEEDMELEFELEEGDEGPRAVNVRMA, translated from the coding sequence ATGACAACTGGCACGGTCAAGTTCTACCACAACGAGAAGGGCTACGGATTCATAGAGACAGAAGCAGAGGACGACGACGTCTTCTTCCACATAACCGACGTAGACGACTCGGTGACTCCGGAGGAGGACATGGAGCTAGAGTTCGAGTTAGAGGAGGGTGACGAGGGTCCGAGGGCAGTAAACGTCAGGATGGCGTAG
- a CDS encoding PAC2 family protein, producing the protein MSGTPTPTDEQIQTPTQTQTHTDAEVRFERLTEIESESPTLIEGFPGHGLVASIAVNQINQQLDLSHHGNVVSEGFPPVASFEDGLVQDTVRVYSGADPDVMTLRSDITLPPSNYKSLSRFVINQLADEFERAVFLAGAPAENENEIGDVMGVATHEETRDDLKTAGIPLGDEPGVVGGITGALANECYHADIPAAVLIVRSHPYLPDPTAAQSVIENALEPLVEFDVDTTELEKQADEIRRQMEQIAKQLRQAYGGETETEAQPQSPMYQ; encoded by the coding sequence ATGTCAGGCACTCCCACGCCGACAGACGAACAGATACAGACGCCGACACAGACACAGACACATACTGACGCCGAGGTCAGGTTTGAGAGACTCACCGAGATAGAGTCGGAGTCGCCGACCCTCATAGAAGGCTTTCCGGGACACGGTCTCGTAGCTTCTATCGCTGTCAACCAGATAAACCAGCAGTTAGATCTCTCACACCACGGAAACGTCGTCTCCGAGGGCTTCCCACCCGTGGCGTCTTTCGAGGACGGCTTGGTACAGGACACCGTCCGCGTCTACTCGGGAGCCGACCCCGACGTGATGACACTGAGGAGCGACATAACACTCCCGCCGTCGAACTACAAGTCACTGAGCCGTTTCGTGATAAACCAACTCGCCGACGAGTTCGAACGTGCGGTCTTCCTCGCGGGGGCTCCCGCAGAGAACGAGAATGAGATAGGCGACGTCATGGGTGTAGCGACACACGAAGAGACGCGTGACGACCTCAAGACAGCCGGAATACCCCTCGGTGACGAGCCGGGTGTAGTCGGAGGGATCACGGGCGCGCTCGCCAACGAGTGTTACCACGCCGACATCCCAGCCGCTGTTCTGATAGTCCGTTCACATCCCTACCTCCCCGACCCCACCGCGGCACAGTCGGTGATAGAGAACGCTCTCGAACCCCTAGTCGAGTTCGACGTAGACACGACGGAGCTTGAGAAACAGGCTGACGAGATAAGACGTCAGATGGAACAGATAGCTAAACAGCTCAGACAAGCCTACGGCGGCGAGACGGAGACAGAGGCTCAGCCACAGTCTCCCATGTACCAGTGA
- a CDS encoding molybdenum cofactor guanylyltransferase, translated as MADAVVLAGGFSTRFGEDDKATAKLDGDPLISHVVDSVSDVETVETVIINTRPRQTSEIRSCLGLGSRDGSVEIEFAEDDEPGLGPVGGVLTGMEKAESEYAAVVACDMPLLSPDLFEYLLGESRRLEADAAVPRLDGWLQTTHAVYRRSATLEACETSLTQSTTDTQTSMRRTLEDLDYISVDEDEVLKHASQESFVNVNTRSDLERIRD; from the coding sequence ATGGCTGACGCGGTAGTCCTCGCGGGCGGCTTCTCGACACGTTTCGGTGAGGACGACAAGGCTACGGCGAAACTCGACGGTGATCCTCTCATAAGCCACGTCGTCGACTCAGTCTCTGACGTCGAGACGGTCGAGACCGTCATAATCAACACGAGACCCCGACAGACCTCCGAGATCAGAAGCTGTCTGGGACTCGGCTCGAGGGACGGCTCCGTTGAGATCGAGTTCGCAGAGGACGACGAGCCGGGTCTCGGACCTGTCGGAGGCGTACTCACAGGTATGGAGAAAGCCGAGTCGGAGTACGCCGCTGTCGTGGCTTGTGACATGCCACTCCTCAGCCCTGACCTGTTCGAGTACCTCCTCGGAGAGTCTCGACGGCTCGAAGCCGACGCAGCGGTTCCACGTCTCGACGGCTGGCTCCAGACGACCCACGCAGTCTACCGGAGGTCGGCGACTCTCGAAGCGTGCGAGACGTCTCTGACCCAGAGTACGACCGACACGCAAACCAGCATGCGACGGACTCTCGAAGACCTCGACTACATCTCAGTAGACGAGGACGAGGTTCTCAAACACGCGTCTCAGGAGAGCTTCGTCAACGTCAACACGAGGAGCGACCTCGAACGTATTAGAGACTAG
- a CDS encoding helix-turn-helix domain-containing protein, protein MTTSSVSELLQKEMECEGLLECVHGLKDLDKDCFMSLVESEDPLTIDEIADRIDRERSTAYRSVQRLLQSGFVQKEQVNYEQGGYYHVYKPSDPDAIADKMESMLQEWQDQMDEMIQEFREKYEATAESS, encoded by the coding sequence ATGACGACGTCTTCGGTATCAGAGCTTTTACAGAAGGAGATGGAGTGTGAGGGACTCCTCGAATGTGTCCACGGGCTGAAAGACCTCGACAAGGACTGTTTCATGTCACTTGTCGAGTCGGAAGATCCGCTCACGATAGACGAGATTGCAGACAGAATAGACAGGGAGAGGTCGACCGCCTACAGATCTGTCCAGAGACTACTCCAGTCGGGCTTCGTACAGAAAGAACAGGTCAACTACGAACAAGGCGGATACTACCACGTCTACAAGCCGTCCGACCCCGACGCTATCGCCGACAAGATGGAGTCGATGTTACAGGAGTGGCAGGATCAGATGGACGAGATGATACAGGAGTTCCGTGAGAAGTACGAGGCAACCGCCGAGTCTAGCTGA
- a CDS encoding plastocyanin/azurin family copper-binding protein, translating to MDMDRRKFLSTAAATTAATAGVSREAAAQEGPGENTVGMFASGSTYFFDPIGLHVEKGTTVTFAIESGAHSSTAYKKGNGGAQETRIPEGAKAWDSGTISGQGSTFKHTFKTPGTYDYFCIPHKSLGMVGRIVVGEPGGPAEGSMPPDGDVPESQTIVDQGSVSYASFSGNSNMGYSSGGGGNGGGGSGNETAIAPSGTIGYLVKMGLGVISFLVVSLVGFYFLMRYGSEESAE from the coding sequence ATGGACATGGACAGACGGAAGTTCCTTTCGACGGCGGCGGCAACGACGGCAGCGACAGCAGGAGTGTCACGTGAAGCGGCTGCACAGGAGGGTCCGGGTGAGAACACCGTGGGTATGTTCGCGAGCGGGAGCACTTACTTCTTCGATCCGATAGGTCTTCACGTTGAGAAAGGGACAACGGTCACGTTCGCCATAGAGAGCGGTGCCCACTCGTCAACGGCTTATAAGAAGGGCAACGGCGGAGCGCAGGAGACGAGGATACCTGAGGGAGCTAAGGCATGGGACTCAGGGACTATTAGCGGACAGGGATCGACATTCAAACACACATTCAAGACGCCGGGAACCTACGACTACTTCTGCATACCACACAAGTCGCTAGGTATGGTCGGAAGGATAGTCGTCGGCGAGCCCGGTGGTCCCGCCGAGGGAAGCATGCCACCCGACGGCGATGTCCCCGAGAGCCAGACGATCGTCGACCAAGGCTCCGTCTCGTATGCCTCGTTCTCGGGCAACTCCAACATGGGGTACTCAAGTGGCGGCGGAGGCAACGGTGGCGGAGGAAGCGGAAACGAGACGGCTATAGCACCCTCCGGAACCATAGGCTACCTGGTGAAGATGGGTCTCGGGGTAATCAGCTTCCTAGTCGTCTCGCTCGTAGGATTCTACTTCCTGATGAGATACGGCTCCGAGGAATCAGCCGAGTAG
- a CDS encoding DUF420 domain-containing protein, which produces MSSSTSGITGKIDVSAASLPVVLGDLAFIFLFVAVGELSHGNCSPCYNPRTIGTFVQFGLGWLVVGTLVGGYRSGVDDSIMKTVGFTAVSWFFSDIGAQALRNTAVFHGGARLSFFVVSFIAGTVFLLTWRLTWWHGGRAVESFGAIARHRPRVATGALSVAGYFVVLGTFAGLFPYPSVTKQTANLMSHAIAVINTFAVTSLILGVYWVKKSRIQKHKKAMLTAFSLILIFLVVYLFKVGGAGEKYILVEGGIYYAYLVMLAVHLVLSVVAVPFVIHAVVLGISFPVEEIPDTSHPRVGKIAAGSWILSLVLGIITYLMLQYYGWHW; this is translated from the coding sequence ATGTCCTCATCTACGTCCGGTATTACGGGGAAAATAGACGTGTCGGCAGCGAGTCTCCCCGTGGTCTTGGGAGACTTAGCCTTCATATTTCTCTTCGTAGCTGTCGGAGAGCTAAGCCACGGTAACTGTAGTCCCTGCTATAACCCCAGGACTATAGGAACATTTGTCCAGTTCGGACTGGGATGGCTCGTCGTTGGAACTTTAGTCGGCGGCTACAGGTCGGGAGTCGATGACTCGATCATGAAGACGGTGGGATTTACTGCTGTCTCGTGGTTCTTCTCCGACATCGGCGCACAGGCTCTGCGTAACACAGCAGTCTTCCACGGTGGGGCGAGGCTGAGCTTCTTCGTCGTATCTTTCATCGCGGGAACAGTCTTTCTTCTCACGTGGCGTCTAACGTGGTGGCATGGTGGCAGAGCCGTCGAGTCGTTTGGAGCCATCGCAAGACATAGACCCCGCGTTGCGACTGGGGCTCTCTCAGTCGCAGGCTACTTCGTAGTTCTCGGAACCTTCGCGGGTCTCTTCCCGTATCCTTCGGTGACCAAACAGACTGCGAACCTGATGTCTCACGCAATCGCGGTCATAAACACCTTCGCAGTCACCTCGCTGATACTCGGCGTCTACTGGGTCAAGAAGTCACGAATACAGAAACACAAGAAGGCTATGCTGACGGCGTTCAGTCTCATACTCATCTTCCTCGTCGTCTACCTCTTCAAGGTCGGAGGTGCGGGCGAGAAATACATACTCGTCGAGGGTGGTATCTACTACGCCTACCTCGTGATGCTCGCGGTACATCTCGTCCTCTCGGTAGTCGCAGTTCCCTTCGTGATACACGCAGTCGTCCTAGGCATCTCATTCCCCGTCGAAGAGATACCCGACACCTCACATCCGCGCGTCGGGAAAATAGCCGCCGGCTCGTGGATACTCTCGCTTGTCCTCGGAATAATAACCTACCTGATGCTCCAGTACTACGGCTGGCACTGGTAG
- a CDS encoding CBS domain-containing protein — protein sequence MSVSSKPLVKDYMTKDVVTVSPDDTVKDVIEKVVENEGHSGFPVTEAREVKGFITAEDMLGRDDDEPVFRLMSTDPLVAEPEMSVTDAARVILRSGIQKLPVVDDADNLVGIISNSDVIRSQIERVTPQKVWKLMETLESIHGIDLREERRKVGIEDLVPTQDRVYADELQGRSYELERDLVEPLIVIEKTTDGKTLLVDGHHRVVAANRTGVDEMDAYVVVVDADVELGMEKTAENSGLETIDDIEVVDYAKHPLNEATNIGGSGE from the coding sequence ATGTCAGTCTCTTCGAAGCCCCTCGTCAAGGACTACATGACAAAGGACGTCGTCACAGTCTCTCCCGACGACACAGTTAAGGACGTGATAGAGAAGGTCGTCGAGAACGAGGGGCACAGCGGATTTCCTGTCACAGAAGCCAGAGAGGTCAAGGGCTTCATCACTGCTGAGGACATGCTCGGACGTGACGACGACGAGCCCGTCTTCCGGCTGATGTCGACTGATCCACTCGTCGCGGAGCCCGAGATGAGTGTCACCGACGCGGCGAGGGTCATACTCAGAAGCGGAATACAGAAGCTTCCCGTCGTCGACGACGCCGACAACCTCGTCGGCATAATCTCGAACTCCGACGTCATACGGTCTCAGATAGAGAGAGTTACGCCTCAGAAGGTCTGGAAGCTGATGGAGACGCTTGAGTCGATACACGGCATCGACCTGAGGGAGGAGAGACGTAAGGTCGGTATAGAAGACCTAGTTCCGACACAGGACAGGGTCTATGCCGACGAGTTACAGGGGAGATCCTACGAGCTTGAGAGGGACTTGGTCGAGCCTCTTATAGTCATAGAGAAGACGACCGACGGTAAGACCCTACTCGTCGACGGACACCACCGTGTCGTCGCGGCTAACCGAACGGGGGTAGACGAGATGGACGCCTACGTAGTCGTAGTCGATGCCGACGTAGAGCTCGGTATGGAGAAGACTGCCGAGAACTCGGGTCTGGAGACGATAGACGACATAGAGGTAGTCGACTACGCCAAACACCCACTTAATGAAGCCACCAACATAGGCGGAAGCGGCGAGTGA
- a CDS encoding ribonuclease R family protein, with protein sequence MSEVKIDEETQEKLEEKREELFEEYEIHEEFPDRALEEADEITTGFRDDIQDEAEKEYRTDLRGLTTFTVDPKRAQDFDDAISIEDEGDGEGYTLWVHIADVTHYVKPGTELYEEAKRRSTTVYLPGHTVHMLPSSLSETVCSIVGNEDRLAHTVRMEMDEDLSFDNIEIFKSVVRSDRRLTYRQAERILDEGHEAVEGVTQELGEKVDMAHDVADRLHESRKEQGSLVLNPKRDRAHTIVEECMLKANRAVTYELMWDRGVEAVYRVHPQPSEDKWAEALQEIQDLDGVSIPAEHWDEPRIAVNAAIEDADEDALRKIQRAVLKVMPRAKYMSDPFGGHYALNFDIYGHFTSPIRRIADLMNHLIVHEGEIPEDVAQMADKASERQRMAEACERDYKKYLEELGYDPHEVEEYKMED encoded by the coding sequence ATGAGCGAAGTCAAGATAGACGAGGAGACGCAGGAGAAACTGGAGGAGAAGAGGGAGGAACTCTTCGAGGAGTACGAGATACACGAGGAGTTCCCCGACAGGGCTCTCGAAGAGGCGGACGAGATAACTACGGGGTTCCGTGACGACATACAGGACGAGGCGGAGAAGGAGTACAGAACCGACCTGAGGGGTCTCACGACCTTCACCGTCGACCCGAAGAGAGCACAGGACTTCGACGACGCCATCAGTATAGAAGACGAGGGCGACGGGGAGGGATACACGCTGTGGGTGCATATAGCCGACGTCACCCATTACGTCAAGCCCGGGACTGAGCTCTACGAGGAGGCGAAAAGACGTTCTACGACTGTCTACCTCCCGGGACACACAGTACATATGCTCCCATCTTCGCTGTCGGAGACGGTCTGTTCGATAGTCGGAAACGAGGACAGGCTCGCCCACACCGTCAGGATGGAGATGGACGAGGATCTCTCGTTCGACAACATAGAGATATTCAAGTCGGTCGTGAGAAGCGACAGACGTCTCACCTACAGGCAGGCTGAGAGGATACTCGACGAGGGACACGAAGCAGTCGAAGGCGTGACTCAGGAGTTGGGCGAGAAGGTCGATATGGCGCACGATGTCGCCGACAGGCTCCACGAGTCGAGGAAGGAACAGGGATCGCTCGTCCTCAACCCCAAGAGAGACCGCGCACACACGATAGTCGAGGAGTGTATGCTCAAGGCGAACCGTGCGGTGACATACGAGCTTATGTGGGACAGGGGTGTCGAGGCTGTCTACCGTGTCCATCCCCAGCCGAGCGAGGACAAATGGGCTGAGGCGTTACAGGAGATACAGGATCTCGACGGCGTCAGCATACCCGCGGAGCACTGGGACGAGCCACGTATCGCCGTCAACGCCGCGATAGAGGACGCCGACGAGGACGCACTCAGGAAGATTCAGAGAGCCGTCCTCAAGGTTATGCCCCGAGCGAAGTACATGAGCGACCCATTCGGAGGACATTACGCTCTCAACTTCGACATATACGGACATTTCACGTCTCCTATACGCCGGATAGCCGACCTGATGAACCATCTCATAGTCCACGAGGGGGAGATACCCGAGGACGTCGCCCAGATGGCGGACAAGGCGAGTGAGAGACAGAGAATGGCAGAGGCGTGTGAGAGGGACTACAAGAAGTACCTCGAAGAGCTCGGGTACGATCCCCACGAGGTCGAGGAGTACAAGATGGAGGATTAA
- a CDS encoding glutathione S-transferase N-terminal domain-containing protein, with protein sequence MIKLYQLETCPFCIKVREKLDELGLEYETVEVSWKTSERDEVEEISGQRQVPVIVDEEHGVDGMNESSDIIEYLEETYG encoded by the coding sequence ATGATAAAGCTCTACCAGCTTGAGACGTGTCCGTTCTGTATCAAGGTACGTGAGAAGCTAGACGAACTCGGCTTGGAGTACGAGACAGTCGAAGTCTCGTGGAAGACCTCCGAACGCGACGAGGTCGAGGAGATATCGGGTCAGAGACAGGTTCCCGTGATAGTCGACGAAGAACACGGTGTCGACGGCATGAACGAGAGCTCGGATATAATCGAGTACCTCGAAGAGACTTACGGTTAG
- a CDS encoding transcriptional regulator: MRDRLVEETVKLLRQTGFDVSDTCNIRPKSFDVVARRSSIVVLVKVLSNIDGFDPHTADEMKRLSDHLDASSLIIGERTRDDEMEESVVYLRHGIPAVSLKTADDFFRHDLPPLVYMAPGGLYVSLNGDVLSEERKSEEMSLGQVAREIGVSRRSVSKYEDGMDATVDVALKLEEIFDKELTSPIDILSIEETEREDETDGAEDADIDQNEVGEKERVVFERLDSAGFRVLPTSKAPFRAVSRTRERDDDGTTILTGISRYSKTMVKRAKLMSSISDVAGSSTESLYVVETSERESIDDTAVLEREELEEIRGSDELLEDVYERKTA; this comes from the coding sequence ATGAGAGACAGACTTGTCGAGGAAACGGTCAAGCTCCTTCGACAGACGGGGTTCGACGTCAGCGACACTTGTAACATACGTCCTAAGAGCTTCGACGTCGTCGCCCGCCGTTCCTCGATAGTCGTACTCGTGAAGGTTCTCTCGAACATCGACGGATTCGACCCACACACGGCGGACGAGATGAAACGTCTCTCCGACCATCTCGACGCGTCGTCGCTCATAATCGGCGAGAGGACACGTGACGACGAGATGGAGGAAAGCGTCGTCTATCTGCGCCACGGCATACCCGCGGTCAGCCTCAAGACTGCGGATGACTTCTTCCGCCACGACCTTCCGCCTCTCGTCTACATGGCACCTGGGGGTCTCTACGTCAGTCTCAACGGAGATGTTCTCTCGGAGGAGAGGAAGTCGGAGGAGATGAGCCTCGGACAGGTCGCGAGGGAGATAGGAGTATCACGTCGGTCGGTCTCGAAGTACGAGGACGGCATGGATGCTACAGTAGACGTAGCCCTCAAGCTAGAGGAGATCTTCGACAAGGAGCTGACATCTCCGATAGACATACTCTCGATAGAGGAGACTGAGAGAGAAGACGAGACAGATGGTGCCGAGGACGCCGACATAGACCAAAACGAGGTCGGCGAGAAGGAAAGGGTAGTCTTCGAGAGGCTTGACTCAGCGGGCTTCCGTGTCCTACCGACATCGAAGGCTCCCTTCAGGGCGGTTTCGAGAACCCGGGAGAGAGACGACGACGGGACGACTATACTCACGGGTATCAGCCGTTACTCGAAGACGATGGTCAAACGCGCGAAGCTGATGAGTAGCATCTCGGACGTCGCAGGGTCGTCTACCGAGAGTCTCTACGTCGTCGAGACATCCGAACGTGAGTCGATAGACGACACCGCCGTACTCGAACGCGAGGAGCTAGAGGAGATCAGAGGTTCTGACGAGCTCCTGGAGGACGTCTACGAGAGAAAGACGGCGTGA